The Acidobacteriota bacterium genome segment GCGGGTTGCCGACGGCGCCCTGAAAGCCCTGGCCGGGGAGGCCTTCACCGACCTGGCCTTCAACCTCCGGCCCGATTTCCTGGCGGCCATGCGCCGCATCCTCGACGACCCGGAGGCCCCGGCCAACGACCGCTTCGTGGCCGAGGCCGTCCTGCGCAACGCGGTCATCGCCGCCGAGGGCGTCCTGCCGCTCTGCCAGGACACGGGCTCGATCCAGATCTTCGCCTTTCGCGGCCACCTGGTGATAACCGACGGCCGGGACGAGGACATCCTGGCCGCCGCCGCGTCGGAGGTCTACCGGAAGCGCAACCTGCGCTACTCGATCATGGCCCCGCTCACGGTCATGGACGAGGTCAACACCGGGACGAACCTGCCGGCCCAGGTCGACCTCCAGGCCGCCTCCGGCCCGGAGTACCGGTTCTTCTTCATGGCCAAGGGCGGCGGCTCGTCCAACAAGATCGCCCTGTTCCAGGAGTCCAAGGCCCGGCTCGAGGACGGCGTCCTCGAGGCCTTCCTGGCCGAGAAGATCATGGCCCTGGGCGTGGCCGCCTGCCCGCCCTACCGCATCGCCGTGGTCGTCGGCGGCCTGTCACCCGAGATGACCCTCAAGGCCGTCAAGCTGGCCTCGGCCGGCTTCCTCGACGGGCTGCCCAGGCGCGGCTCGAAGAGGGGCGCCGCCTTCCGCGATCCGGGGTGGGAAGAGCGGCTGATGGCGCTGGCCCGGGCGACCGGGCTCGGAGCCCAGTTCGGCGGCAAGTGGCTGGCCCACGAGGCCCGCTTCGTCCGCCTGCCGCGCCACGCCGGCTCGTGCCCGATCGGCATCGGCGTCTCCTGCAACGCCGACCGCGGCCTGCGCGGCAAGATCACGGCCGAGGGCGTCTTCCTGGAGGCCGTGGAGCGCCATCCGGCCCGCTTCCTAGAAGGGGCGCGGCCGGCCGGCCCGGCCGCCGCCGTGGCCGTCGACATCGAACGGCCGATCGGGGAGATCCTGGACAAGCTCCGCGGCCTTCCGGTCGGCACGCTGGTCAGGTTGAACGGGCCGCTCGTCGTGGCCCGCGACATCGCCCACGCCCGGCTGGCCCGCCTCCTGCGCGAGACGGGAGACGTGCCGGACTACTTCAAGCGCCACCCCGTCTATTACGCCGGCCCGGCCAAGACGCCGCGCGGCCTGGCCTCGGGCAGCTTCGGCCCGACCACGGCCCAGCGCATGGACGGCTACCTGGGGGATTTCATGAAGGCCGGGGCCTCGCTCGTCTCGATCGGCAAGGGCAACCGGACCGCGCCAGCGATCGAAGCGTTGAAGGCCTGCGGCGGCGTCTTCCTGGGCACGATCGGCGGGGCGGCGGCCCTGATCGCCAAGGAGCACATCGTCTCGAGCGAGACGATCGACTTCGCCGACCTTGGGATGGAGGCGGTGCGCCGCATCGTGGTCAGGGACCTGCCCGCCTTCGTCATCTACGACGGCCGGGGCGGCGACCTCTACGCTACTTCGCGGCGGCTTTCGGGATGATCTCCCAGGCCTGGGCCAGGATCTTGGGCGTGGTGTCGTAGGTTTCGAGGGAGATCAGTCCCAGTGAAGGCTCCAGCCGGATCTGGGCGTCGTCATAAAAGCGGCCGTCGCCCTTGCCCTTCCCGTTGAGCGTGAGCTCGATGGCCATGAACAGGTAGCGGCCCATGGTCTTCTGGTAGCCCGGGTCCCACTGCTGCCGGTTCATGAACAGCCAGACTTTCCTGCCCTTCTCCGTGGGCACGGCGATGGCCGCGTGGATGGGGATGTTGAAGCCCCGGGCGTACTTGAACCGGACCACGCCCTTGTCGGCCTTGCCGAAGGCGTTCAGATAGCCCTCGGTCCCGCCCTGCTCGAAGGCCTGCTGCAAGGCCCGGATCTCCTCCGGGGTCGACCACTCCTTGATCTCGATCTGGATCTTGACCATGGGCGCTTCGACCGGGGCTTTGCCGGTCAGCATCTGGGCCCAGAAGATTTCCGAGGCGCCGAGAGGCGCGGCGGCTGCGGCCGCGACGGCGCAAACGGCGAGGACGGCTAAGGCCTTGGGCAACGGCGATGTCATCGTGGCGTACCTCCCTGGATCGTTCCGCATGGCTGACTATGATGCGCAAAAAGGCGCCGGGATGTCAAATGGGCGGCTTTTTCGACGCCGCCAGGACGACCTGGGCCTCGTCGCCGGCCCGGACTCGGTCGAACAGGGCCTTGAGGGTCTTGTACTGCTCGATCGGGAAAAAGCTCTTCCTGATGACGAGGTCGCGCCGGACTCGGAGCCGTCGCGGCCCCTCCAAGGCGCAGGCAAGCGAATAGCTCGCGAAGTCGTTCTGCTCCTTCAGGTCCTCCGGCCGGACCTCGGCGGCCAGCCCTTCGGGCAGGGTGACGACGATGTCGTCGATCTCGCGATAGGGGAACGGGAAATAGACCGGGTATCTGCGCTCGGCGTGGCGGAAGGGGTATTGGGCCTCCCCCGCCAGGGGCGAGACCGGCAGGATCATCTTGTCGCCGGCAACGGCGCCGAGGCCCGGGATGGAGACGCTGAACGTGGCGACGAGATCGGGGTCGCTGCCGTCGGCGTTCTCGAGCTTGGTCAGGCTGACGGCGGCGCCCATGGGCAAGGCGTCGGCCAGCTCCTTCTCCAGGTCCTTAGTGCGGCTCCCGGCGTCGTCGTGGATGTGTTCGAGGCGACGGATCAGGGCCTTGTGGCCCGTGTAGGTCGTCCGGACCGTGCCGGCCAGTCCGCCCCGGAGGTCGAGCGCCAGCGCGGCCTCGCGCCGGGTCAGGCCCTGGTCCGGCGGAGAGGCGGGCGTCACGAAGAACGCGGGCGGGGCGTCGGAATAGCGCAGGCCGGCCGCGTTCGACCGGGTCCAGTGGACGAGCCCGAAGGGGCAGAAGGGGGTGGCGGGATCGAAGAGCAGGGCCTGGCCGCCCAGCTTGACCTGGGCCGCCTCGGCGTCGAGCTGGCTGTAGAAAGACCACAGCGAGACGCGGAAGATCTTGTCGTCCCGGTTGGCGATGCGGACCGGCTCGGCCTCGAAGCCGGCGGCCCGGGCCAGGGCCACGAAAGTCCTGGTGATGTCGCTGCGCACGCCGTAACCGCGGCCGATGACGTCGACGACGCCTCGATTGGACTTGATATCTTGAGCTTTACGCTGGTTCCGGGTCAGGCCTTTCTCGTAGCTGAGGTTGCGGATCTTCTGGACCCCGGCGTAGAGCCTCTTCAGCTTCCCGGCCGGGTCCGTCTCGTCCCCGATGAGCTCCAGGGCCTTGGCGGAGACCTTGTCCGGGTCGCCGATGAACCTTTCGGCGGCCTTCTGCCAAGCCCGGCTTTCCCGTTTCCAGTACTCGTCCCGGTCGCTGATCTTGGCGGCCAGGTAGAAGACGTCCAGCGATATCTGCTCGGCCTGCTCGGAGGTCATCAGTTCCTCCCCCTCGAAGGGCGGGATGTTCTCGAGCGACAGCTCGAGCCGCATGTTCTTGATCTCCGGCCGGACGGGCTCGAGGTTGTGCGAAACCCAGGACAGGCGGCAGGGGCCCATGAAAAGCAAGCCGATATACGGAAAGGAGACGAACCGGTACTTGGCCCTGACGGTGAAGAGGTCGTCCTGAAGGTCCCAGTGGGCGGCCGGGAAGGACAGGAACTCGCTCGACCGCGGCATGCCGCCCTCCGTCGGATGGCTGCCGGAGAGCTGCAGGCTCTCCGACAGGTCCTCGTCGTCGGAGCCGGAAGAGCCGCCGAGATCGGCCTCGATCTTGTAGCGGAGATCGATGATCGAGCCGACCTCGACGTCGGGGACGGCGAAGGTCTTGAGGGCCACGCGCAGGCGGCGATAGCGCAGGGCCGTCTTGTCGAAGACCTGCCCGGTGAACGGCGTGATGGTCCCATTCGGCCCGATGAGCCTGGCCTCGAGGTTGGATACCTTCTGGCTGCCGGAATAATAAGGGATCTCGATATTGGCGTGATCGCGGCCGGATTCCTTGAGGATCTTCAGCCGCTTGAAGACCGTGCGCTTGATATCCTCCTGGTCTTCGACGATCTCCCGGTAGAGCCAGACGGCGTCCGCGCCGGGCTGCAGGGGGCAATCGGTCATGGCCTTTTCCTCCGGGGTCAGGGCCGGCCAGCCCTGGGCCGCGGCGGGCCGGGCCGGGAGGAGGACGAGGGCCGCCGCGACGAGGGCCGGGACGACGGCTAGCGCGATACGGGGCGACCGGCATCGAGCGGGGGTCCGGCGCATTACGGCCTCCTAGGCTCCGGGGACTTCAGGAGCAGGCTCCGCTGCTCGTCGGCGGCCACCCCGAGGAAGAACTTGAGGGCCTCCTCCGAGCGGGAGGCCGGAAGGAGCGGCTCGAGCAGGCGGTACTCGCGACGGTAGACGAGCGTCCGGCCTGCGGCTTCGACGCGGCTGGAGTAGGCGGCGAACCCGGCGTCGAGGGCGACCGGCCCGGGCGGGCTGTCGGCCGTCCGGCCGTCGGGGACCTCGATCGTGAATTCGTCCCGGGCCAGGACGGCTTCGCCGAGGTCGATCGGATGGCGGCGGGGCTTCCTGTCCTTCGGGGCAAGGTCGACGGCCTTGGAGCCGACGACCCGGGGCCGAACGACGAGGTAATTCCCGGCGCGCTTGGCGTAGCCGGCGGCCTGGACGCGATAGCTGACGACCAGGTCGCCCCGGTCGTCCTCGAGGTTCTTGAACTCGTAGCTTTGGAGGGTGAACGAGGCGAGCGAGCGGGCCAGGAAAGTCTCCAGGTACTTGCGGCGCTCCGCCTCGGTCGCGGCTTGGACGGCGTAGCGCAGGGAGTCGGCCTCGGAGCCGCGCCGGGTCTCGACGATCTCGCCGGCCAGGGTCCCGTCGGCCGTCAGGACCAGCCGGCCCTTGCGGTCGAGGAGGTTGCCCTCGGGAGCCGGCCTGGGCAGGCGCATCAGCTCGCCGCCGCCTTCGGCCGCGAGCAGGCCGACGTTGTCCTGGAGATAGAAGGGCAGGCGGCCCAGCGGCGTCGTCGGCATGGTCGGATCGAAGACTAGGAGCCGGCCCAGGCGCGGGTGGCGGACCAGGCCGTCGAGGCCGGCCTCCGGGACGTCGTCGGGCAGGCGGATGGCCAGGATGACGTGGTTGAAGCCGCCGAGAGAGACGGGGGAGTCCGGGTTGACGAAGCCCCGGTTGACGTTGATGACGATGAAGTGCGACCGGACGCCGATAGCTTCGAGGAGGGCGGCCAGAAGGGTCGCCTTGTCCTTGCAGTCGCCGTAGCGGTTGGCCAGGATGCCCGGGGCGGGGTGGGGCTGCAGGCCGCCGAGGCCGATCTGGATGGAGACGTAGCGGATCTCCTTCTGGGCGAACGCGGCCAGGGCCCGGATCTTCGACAGGGTGTCGGCCGCCCCGGCGCAGAGATCCCGGGCCTTTTGCCTGACCGTGTCGTCCGGAAGCCGGCGCGGCCCGCTCAGGTCCTCGTACCAGGCGCCCATGTCGGCCCAGCCGGCGAAGGAGCGGATGCCGGGCCTCGCGGTCTTGAGCCGGACGAGGAGGCGCCTGGCCAACGTTTCCGGCATCGGCATGCGGGGCTCGTCGGCGATGGCCGGGATGTCGCGGACCTCGAAGACCAGGGCTTGGGGCGGCGGGCCGGTCACGCCGGCCGGCTCGACCGGCGGCATGTTGATCCAGGCCAACTCAGGCTGCCAGCCGGCCGGCAGGGTCAGCGCGTAACGGGACCGGAGGACCGGGAATTCCCGCTGGAAGAGGCATTCGTCCTCGACGGCCGGCGGGGTGCGCTCCTCCTGCCATTCGAAGCCGACGACGCTGCCGACGTCCACCTCGGGCACGGACAGCATCATCATCCTGGCGTCCATGTACAGCGTGTCGGGGGCGAGGGAGGAGGAGATGACCTGCTTAATGGTCACCTGGCGCGTCGAGCCGCCCTTGTTTATGACCCAGCCGGACATGGATTTGATCTTGATGTCGTAGGCCGAAGCCAGGATCAGGCGCCGGGCGGGATCCACGCCGCCCGGCCGCAGGACCCGGGTGGCCCGGCGGCAGGTCGTCGTCAGGACGCCCCTGGAGTTGATGACCGTCGACTGCTCGTCGAGGAGCACCAAGGCCTCGGCGTCCGGCGGGGGAGGGGCGGGAAGATCGCGGGCGGCCTCGTCGGCCAGCCACTGAGGCGGCTTGTCGTCGGCCGCGGCGCTTCCGGCGGCAGCGGGCGGGCGTCGGGCCGAAGACGCGTCCGATGAAACGAGCGCGGCGGAGAACGAGAAAAACGCAAGAAAGAGCGAAAGAACGACGCCTTCTACAGACCCGCGATCACTCAACCCGTTATCCCGGAAATTCCCAAGCTATGCCAAGGTTAGCCGCAGTCCGAGGCGGATGTCAAGGACGAATTGAACAGGCTGAACCTTTCGAGCGTCCGCGGCGGGCGCTCGTCGTCTTTCTGGCCTCGGGCCGGGCGTGATATAGTGACGCGGGGAGAAAACCATGAAATTGTCGAGATCCACAACTGTCCTGATCAACGTCGCCCTGATCCTGCTCGTCGCCCTGCTGGCCAAGGCGCTCCTGACCGCTCCGGCCGGCGCCGGGGCCGCCGTGGCCCGGGAGTACAAGGTCGTGGCCTACCCATCGACGGGCCAGAACGTTGGGCAGATGCTCAACGAGTATGCCAACGACGGCTGGCGGTTCGTCTTCGCCTTCGAGTTCGGCCGCCCGCCGTACAGCCTGATCTTCGAGCGCTGAGGCGCCTTGGCGGTCGAGCGCCGATGCGCCTTGGCCGGGGGGGAGTGGCGGGAAGGTGTGGGAGTCGAACCCATCCGGGACGTCTATAGCCCCATACCGGATTCGAAGACCCGAGAAGATCATGGCCAAGTTATTGAATTATTATGGTGATACCCAGTTTTCCCGAGATCAATGTGGCTAAATTGTGGCCAAGTCGATGAAATCCGACGCCTTTCGCAACGACGCCAATTTCCAGTTCTCTGCGAATTAGTCTGTGTAATAGATTATGACGAAATCATCGATAACCGGAATCCAGATCGCGCATCTCCCATAGCTAATAGGATTGACATCAAGGTCAATACCGACGACCCTTCCTTTCTCCATATCGAGCTTAAGCTTATCGACAATCTTCTGGGCTTCGGACAACGTGGCCTTTCCGGTATTGACGATCATCTTCCTTAAGTCAACATATGTCGTACAAGGATAAGGCGATTTCCCGCTCATCTGGTCCGAGGTATCCTGATTAAATGGGCGTAGGAAGGTTCTTAGGATGCCGCTAAAATACCATTCTCTCTTACATGATTCATAATTATTACAGTCTGACTGGTACCAGGGCTGGCTGAAAAGTCCGTCAGATGCCGCGTCCCCTTTTACGGTCATGTAGAAGATCCTCTTTCTTCTTGACAAAACCTCAAGAGTCCAAGAAAAGGGACTCTTAATATCCTTCCCAACCACATGAAGGACAATCTCCTCAGGCCTGCCGTCGCGAGTAAGGTCGACCTTCCGGACGATCGTCCTATCGATCCTTTCTGAAGCCTGATTCTGAATGGCGTTTGTCTGCGCCACTGAAGTTGCCATTCCCACTGAAATGAGGAGCACTCCGGGCAGCGCAGCTCTCATAAGGCTCTCTCCTGGGTTATGCGTTGACTAAAAGAAGACGAAGTCTTCAACTACTCGCCACACTCAAAGGGAATTGTTTTCGTAAGCGTTCCGATATCAACCTTTGATGCTGACATATTTTCCAGCGCAGCTGTGATCTTGACTTCCTCACGGCCTGTACCGCAGACCAAGAAGGGCAATATCACCTTGCCACCCTCATTAAAACAAAGGCTGAGCTCAAGCTTTTGGTCTAGAAGCGTTTTCTGGCTATCCGTCGCTATCAGGCTGAGCCTGCCCTCGCATTGAGTGAATCCAGGGCCGACTAGATCCACGAGCACCATTATCGCAGACGAAGGCTCCCTGGCTTCCCCCTCGCCAATGATGGTATTCCACAAAACATGGGTTTTGCCATCGAGAAGGTCGATTGGGTTGATCTTGCCTGTCGCATGGTAATAGAGATGTGCGTGAATGGCGGCCACCGAGTATTTCCCGCCTTCTTGATTGGGATTGCCAGGGGCAGTTATGCCGAGAAGGAGCACAAATGCTAGAAGACCAATAGATATTTTCATTGCATAGTGCTCCACTCTACGCTTTAGTGTTCTTTGCGAACCCCCACTCGACGTATCGCTTTGCTAGGTTTCATTTCTTTGCTTTTCCGCCTAGCCAGGAAAATGAGCGGATTAATGATAAAAAGTCCTTCTCATACTTTGAGCTCTCTTCTTTCGGCCCATTTAGGACGAGAACCAAATAGAGAGGGGAATCCTCGTCAGGGTCGAGAAAACAGACATAGTCAGTCGTTTTATCATCATATGAATATACCTTGGACAGGACCTTATAAGCCGGATCGTTTATAGGGAATTCATTTAGCTCGAGTTTCTTGTGCTGCTTTTTATAGTCTGCGACGTCAGAGTCCATCTTCTGCTGCAGAGTCTCTCCTCTTTTGCTATTTACCGAAATGTGCATAACAACTGGCGATTTGCGGAAGCTCTTTTTCCCCAAGCAGAAATAGACATTGACGCGATACCGATATGCATCTTCCGTATGGCCTGTCCAGCCCGTTGGTTCCTTTACATTGAACATCCAACCATTCCCAAAAATAAGCAACTCGTCCATTTGTGAAGAACCTGCTGTCACGGCAAGAAAGAAGATTATGATGGACCAAAGGCCTTTTTTCATTGATCCTCCTCCTATGACGCAGGCTGTGTAGTTTCGCTATTGGGATGACTGGGCCCGTCGATACCAGGCACAAAGAGCTCAGCAAGTACTTCGACCGCCCGGCGCTTATTTTCAGGTGTCGGATGAGCATAGCGCATGGTCATTTTGATAGTCGCATGCCCTAGAATCTCCTTGACAGTTACTAAGTCGATCCCACCTATGACCATATAGGTAGCCGCTCACATTATGGGTGGATCAGTTTTCAGGGATGAGGTCCATAACTTCCCCAAAGGGATCTTACCTGAAGGAGAGGACGGGGGGGGTTCTGTGGCCACAATCCTGATGTATTTCACGATATCGTCAAATGTCTTTTTGTCTGAACGCTTATAGAACGGCTTGAGGATTCGAATTACTGCCCAATAGCCGCGATAAGATAGGTAATAATTAAGGAACTTTGACACGACAACTTCCCCGCTAGTGGTCCTAAATAAAGGGTCCTTAATTACGATCTCTTTTATTGCTGCATCTCCGACCTCATATTGTTTGATGTCTGCTTTAAGGCGTAAATTCTCCTTCTTCGCATAATATTCTCTAAGAGCTTTTGAGTCTCCTTCGCTGGTAGCTTTTTCCAGCTCGGCCGTAATGCCAAAGTCCGTTTTGCCGTCTCGTAGTTCGAGAAAACTCTCGCTTTCGAGTTTCTTATTCGACGAGAATTGGGGTGATACCCGTATCTCAACCCCCCATGAGCTACCCGGAAGGACAAGTCTATAGGTCTTCAGTTCATTTGGCCTTTCTTGTGAGGCTTTGACTCCATCAGGATAGCTAGATAATGCAACAGCGATCAGAGCGTAGAAAAAGACCTTCTTCATATTCTCACCCTCTCTGAGTACATTTATGCGATTGAAATTATTCTCCACATGCTGGACGCCTCAGTCAATGATGATCATAGTCACGAATCATTCCTATCCTAAGGCTTTTTGCGTATGGTAACTTGATTGACAGGCTCTTAATCAAATGCGTTAGAAAAGATACCTAAAATCACTATGACCAAATTATGACCAAGAATGTCCAAAACGGTGCTAAATCGTACTAGTGCGTACTAAACAATTAGCAAATAATTACAGAACCGATGGACTTCCTAAAGCACTGATAA includes the following:
- a CDS encoding DUF4177 domain-containing protein, with amino-acid sequence MKLSRSTTVLINVALILLVALLAKALLTAPAGAGAAVAREYKVVAYPSTGQNVGQMLNEYANDGWRFVFAFEFGRPPYSLIFER
- a CDS encoding DUF3857 domain-containing protein; the encoded protein is MSDRGSVEGVVLSLFLAFFSFSAALVSSDASSARRPPAAAGSAAADDKPPQWLADEAARDLPAPPPPDAEALVLLDEQSTVINSRGVLTTTCRRATRVLRPGGVDPARRLILASAYDIKIKSMSGWVINKGGSTRQVTIKQVISSSLAPDTLYMDARMMMLSVPEVDVGSVVGFEWQEERTPPAVEDECLFQREFPVLRSRYALTLPAGWQPELAWINMPPVEPAGVTGPPPQALVFEVRDIPAIADEPRMPMPETLARRLLVRLKTARPGIRSFAGWADMGAWYEDLSGPRRLPDDTVRQKARDLCAGAADTLSKIRALAAFAQKEIRYVSIQIGLGGLQPHPAPGILANRYGDCKDKATLLAALLEAIGVRSHFIVINVNRGFVNPDSPVSLGGFNHVILAIRLPDDVPEAGLDGLVRHPRLGRLLVFDPTMPTTPLGRLPFYLQDNVGLLAAEGGGELMRLPRPAPEGNLLDRKGRLVLTADGTLAGEIVETRRGSEADSLRYAVQAATEAERRKYLETFLARSLASFTLQSYEFKNLEDDRGDLVVSYRVQAAGYAKRAGNYLVVRPRVVGSKAVDLAPKDRKPRRHPIDLGEAVLARDEFTIEVPDGRTADSPPGPVALDAGFAAYSSRVEAAGRTLVYRREYRLLEPLLPASRSEEALKFFLGVAADEQRSLLLKSPEPRRP
- a CDS encoding DUF3857 domain-containing protein; this encodes MRRTPARCRSPRIALAVVPALVAAALVLLPARPAAAQGWPALTPEEKAMTDCPLQPGADAVWLYREIVEDQEDIKRTVFKRLKILKESGRDHANIEIPYYSGSQKVSNLEARLIGPNGTITPFTGQVFDKTALRYRRLRVALKTFAVPDVEVGSIIDLRYKIEADLGGSSGSDDEDLSESLQLSGSHPTEGGMPRSSEFLSFPAAHWDLQDDLFTVRAKYRFVSFPYIGLLFMGPCRLSWVSHNLEPVRPEIKNMRLELSLENIPPFEGEELMTSEQAEQISLDVFYLAAKISDRDEYWKRESRAWQKAAERFIGDPDKVSAKALELIGDETDPAGKLKRLYAGVQKIRNLSYEKGLTRNQRKAQDIKSNRGVVDVIGRGYGVRSDITRTFVALARAAGFEAEPVRIANRDDKIFRVSLWSFYSQLDAEAAQVKLGGQALLFDPATPFCPFGLVHWTRSNAAGLRYSDAPPAFFVTPASPPDQGLTRREAALALDLRGGLAGTVRTTYTGHKALIRRLEHIHDDAGSRTKDLEKELADALPMGAAVSLTKLENADGSDPDLVATFSVSIPGLGAVAGDKMILPVSPLAGEAQYPFRHAERRYPVYFPFPYREIDDIVVTLPEGLAAEVRPEDLKEQNDFASYSLACALEGPRRLRVRRDLVIRKSFFPIEQYKTLKALFDRVRAGDEAQVVLAASKKPPI
- a CDS encoding fumarate hydratase, coding for MNLIDPGPDRAVYRKIAVRGVSKTACAGRPALRVADGALKALAGEAFTDLAFNLRPDFLAAMRRILDDPEAPANDRFVAEAVLRNAVIAAEGVLPLCQDTGSIQIFAFRGHLVITDGRDEDILAAAASEVYRKRNLRYSIMAPLTVMDEVNTGTNLPAQVDLQAASGPEYRFFFMAKGGGSSNKIALFQESKARLEDGVLEAFLAEKIMALGVAACPPYRIAVVVGGLSPEMTLKAVKLASAGFLDGLPRRGSKRGAAFRDPGWEERLMALARATGLGAQFGGKWLAHEARFVRLPRHAGSCPIGIGVSCNADRGLRGKITAEGVFLEAVERHPARFLEGARPAGPAAAVAVDIERPIGEILDKLRGLPVGTLVRLNGPLVVARDIAHARLARLLRETGDVPDYFKRHPVYYAGPAKTPRGLASGSFGPTTAQRMDGYLGDFMKAGASLVSIGKGNRTAPAIEALKACGGVFLGTIGGAAALIAKEHIVSSETIDFADLGMEAVRRIVVRDLPAFVIYDGRGGDLYATSRRLSG